Proteins co-encoded in one Dreissena polymorpha isolate Duluth1 chromosome 12, UMN_Dpol_1.0, whole genome shotgun sequence genomic window:
- the LOC127852431 gene encoding fibropellin-3-like, translating into MAQCQTSVEIYANFTLQCRASNISETCLTEQCGPTVASFYVHLFAFFRCSSIFSENCYTKQCLNGATCQLHVGFVTCVCPVGYTGSRCETEILECLSNPCKNGATCSELIAGYRCNCAKGFTGTNCEADILECSSNPCKNGATCSELIAGYRCNCANGFTGTHCEAEILECSSNPCKNGATCSELMAGYRCSCANGFTGTNCEGGSKSHIAYH; encoded by the exons ATGGCTCAGTGTCAAACAAGTGTTGAAATTTATGCGAACTTCACCCTTCAATGTAG GGCCTCAAACATCAGCGAGACATGTCTAACCGAACAATGTGGTCCCACTGTTGCGTCCTTCTACGTACACCTGTTTGCATTCTTTCGATGCAGTTCTATTT tttcAGAAAATTGTTACACCAAACAATGCCTGAATGGGGCCACGTGCCAATTACACGTTGGTTTCGTCACGTGCGTGTGTCCTGTGGGTTATACGGGGTCACGATGTGAAACAG AAATTCTGGAATGTTTGTCCAATCCCTGCAAGAATGGAGCAACCTGTTCGGAACTGATAGCCGGATATCGGTGTAACTGTGCCAAGGGGTTTACAGGGACGAACTGCGAAGCAG ATATTCTGGAATGTTCTTCCAATCCCTGCAAGAATGGAGCAACCTGTTCGGAACTGATAGCCGGATATCGGTGTAACTGTGCAAACGGGTTTACAGGAACACACTGCGAAGCAG AAATTCTGGAATGTTCGTCCAACCCCTGCAAGAACGGAGCAACTTGTTCGGAACTGATGGCCGGATATCGATGTAGCTGTGCAAACGGGTTTACAGGAACGAACTGCGAAGGAGGTTCTAAAAGCC